One Myxosarcina sp. GI1 genomic window carries:
- the mobF gene encoding MobF family relaxase, with translation MLTTKVITPRQGESYYAQENYYSAEESVANSQWMGKGAVKLGLKGKIKPQKFKQLLYGKLPDGTRFRTRKTERAGYKERAALDCTFSAPKSVSILALVVGRKELEKAHKQAVSETLEIIEKDYATTRVSKNGRVTVVNTNNLVVGQFHHDTSRELDPHLHTHCVIINMSQYNNRWYSFRNDDVFAHRKLLGTIYQNQLALAVQKLGYEIEPLEHGQFEIKGFSEEQLQSLSKRRQQIKSQLKEESTWKERERVWDRTRKRKGEGIPREELRDYWRKELADVTYPQPHRGKGKSRSQQPNLELLDRAVSDAIEHCAERSVAFKPQAIQQFVFSEVGKYQYRELETAIATNNELIHLDKQVTTQTALLRELATIKLVKEGQNRVGAIATPEAVVRSTAGLTEGQKNAVTLAATTQDRFIAWQGKAGVGKTYALNEFKKLAEAKGYTVKGFAPSAKAAQVLSAEMGIETTTVARKLVSQSLAAEQSQQQIWIVDEAGLLGAKTALELLQQAAKENARILLVGDTRQLSSVEAGNPFRSLQQAGIATAYLNQSLRQRTKDLKQAVDLLSEGRVTQGIEILDAHQRLLEIPEAATRASRIARDYLNLSLKERQQTLIIAGTHQEREAIVDCIRQGLKQEGSLSREVTVERLKSKNLTEIQKQYAHYYQAGDVVIPFSNYKRWGLEKNQQYRVGLVEKDSLVLVDKKGKEQRVSPTWFKHKEVYRVEATEIAVGDRLRWGKNDRQLNRINGAEFVVTSIDGNTATIQSETGKQERINLEISQHLERALVSTTYSSQGATADRVLVSLTDDLTSNLESFYVAASRAKYDLQLYVENRARFIEKANTSKAQLNPLELIGEHRRRGVTESSLETATPEPDLNQTSEVNYERKSNPERNSSRCPQPSRTTPGNYGVEPERIERFADFVNRFADEAQVERLEGSFRELKRNLNKRILSTERAANLRDSIKRLDRTLAAYHRERQWQGKLASVRDS, from the coding sequence TTGCTAACCACTAAAGTGATTACTCCCAGACAGGGAGAATCTTACTATGCCCAAGAAAACTATTATTCGGCAGAAGAATCTGTCGCCAATTCTCAGTGGATGGGTAAGGGTGCGGTCAAACTCGGTCTGAAAGGTAAGATAAAACCCCAGAAGTTTAAGCAGTTACTCTATGGCAAACTGCCCGATGGAACTCGCTTTAGAACCAGAAAGACAGAAAGAGCAGGCTACAAAGAAAGAGCGGCACTCGACTGTACTTTTTCCGCACCCAAGAGCGTCAGTATCCTAGCGTTAGTAGTGGGGAGAAAAGAGCTAGAAAAAGCTCACAAACAAGCTGTCTCAGAAACTCTGGAAATTATCGAGAAAGATTACGCTACTACTAGAGTTAGTAAAAACGGACGGGTAACGGTAGTCAATACTAATAATCTAGTAGTCGGACAATTCCATCACGATACCAGTAGAGAATTAGACCCCCACCTACATACTCACTGCGTCATCATCAACATGAGCCAATATAACAACAGGTGGTATAGCTTTCGTAACGATGATGTTTTCGCCCACAGAAAACTGTTAGGGACAATCTATCAAAATCAGCTAGCTCTTGCCGTACAAAAGCTCGGTTATGAAATCGAACCCTTAGAACACGGTCAGTTTGAGATTAAGGGTTTTAGCGAGGAACAGCTACAGTCTCTATCGAAGCGGAGACAGCAGATAAAGTCGCAGCTAAAGGAAGAATCTACTTGGAAAGAAAGGGAGCGGGTTTGGGATAGAACCCGCAAGCGCAAAGGAGAAGGCATTCCCAGAGAAGAACTACGGGACTATTGGCGTAAAGAACTAGCAGATGTCACCTATCCCCAACCCCATCGAGGTAAGGGAAAAAGCCGCTCCCAACAACCGAATTTAGAACTTCTAGATCGAGCAGTTAGTGATGCTATCGAACACTGCGCGGAACGAAGCGTCGCCTTTAAGCCCCAAGCCATCCAGCAGTTCGTCTTTTCCGAGGTAGGCAAATACCAATACCGAGAATTAGAAACAGCGATCGCCACCAATAACGAACTGATTCATTTAGATAAACAAGTAACCACCCAAACCGCTTTACTTAGAGAGCTTGCCACCATCAAGCTGGTTAAAGAAGGGCAGAATCGGGTAGGAGCGATCGCTACCCCCGAAGCGGTAGTTCGCTCTACAGCAGGTTTGACGGAGGGACAGAAAAACGCCGTTACCCTAGCTGCTACTACCCAAGACCGCTTTATCGCCTGGCAGGGTAAGGCAGGTGTGGGTAAAACCTATGCCCTCAATGAATTTAAAAAACTTGCCGAAGCCAAAGGGTATACGGTTAAGGGCTTTGCCCCTTCAGCTAAAGCCGCCCAGGTGCTATCGGCAGAAATGGGCATCGAAACTACTACCGTCGCTCGTAAGCTGGTTTCTCAATCTCTTGCAGCAGAACAGTCGCAACAGCAAATTTGGATTGTCGATGAGGCAGGGTTATTAGGTGCGAAAACTGCTCTAGAGCTATTACAACAAGCAGCTAAAGAAAACGCCAGAATATTACTGGTAGGCGATACCAGACAGCTATCTTCGGTAGAAGCTGGCAATCCCTTTAGATCGTTACAGCAGGCGGGAATAGCTACCGCCTATCTAAATCAATCCCTACGACAGCGAACCAAAGATTTAAAACAGGCTGTGGATTTACTTTCAGAGGGACGAGTTACCCAAGGTATCGAGATCTTAGATGCCCACCAACGCCTGTTAGAAATTCCAGAGGCAGCAACTAGAGCCAGCCGTATCGCACGGGACTATCTAAACCTGAGTTTAAAAGAACGCCAACAGACCCTCATCATTGCTGGAACTCACCAGGAGCGAGAAGCGATTGTAGACTGCATTCGTCAGGGACTCAAGCAGGAAGGAAGTCTGAGTAGAGAAGTTACTGTTGAACGACTTAAATCTAAAAACTTAACCGAAATCCAAAAGCAGTACGCTCACTATTACCAAGCTGGTGATGTAGTTATTCCCTTTAGTAACTATAAAAGATGGGGACTGGAGAAAAACCAACAGTATCGAGTTGGGTTAGTAGAAAAAGACAGTCTGGTACTGGTAGACAAAAAAGGTAAAGAACAAAGAGTATCCCCCACTTGGTTTAAGCATAAAGAAGTCTATCGTGTCGAAGCTACCGAGATTGCCGTAGGCGATCGCCTGCGGTGGGGTAAAAATGACCGTCAGCTAAATCGCATCAACGGCGCGGAGTTTGTCGTTACCAGCATTGACGGTAACACCGCCACGATTCAAAGCGAAACGGGCAAGCAAGAACGAATAAATTTAGAAATCTCCCAACATTTAGAACGTGCCTTGGTTAGCACTACCTATAGCAGTCAGGGAGCGACCGCCGACAGGGTGTTAGTCAGTCTTACCGACGATTTAACCTCAAATTTAGAAAGCTTTTACGTTGCTGCTTCGCGGGCTAAGTACGATCTCCAGCTTTATGTAGAAAATCGCGCCCGATTTATCGAGAAAGCTAACACTAGTAAAGCGCAACTCAATCCCCTCGAACTGATTGGGGAGCATCGGCGACGGGGAGTTACAGAATCGTCTCTAGAAACAGCTACTCCCGAACCAGATTTAAACCAAACATCAGAAGTAAATTATGAGCGAAAATCTAACCCTGAAAGAAATTCTTCAAGATGCCCTCAGCCCAGTCGAACAACGCCTGGAAATTATGGAGTCGAACCAGAACGAATTGAAAGGTTTGCTGACTTCGTTAATCGATTCGCTGACGAAGCCCAAGTCGAGCGGCTTGAAGGAAGTTTTAGAGAGCTTAAACGAAACCTTAATAAGCGTATCTTGTCAACTGAGAGAGCAGCAAACCTTAGAGACTCAATTAAACGACTCGATAGAACGCTTGCAGCATACCATCGAGAGCGACAGTGGCAAGGAAAATTAGCTTCCGTTAGAGATTC